In the genome of Gammaproteobacteria bacterium, one region contains:
- a CDS encoding LEA type 2 family protein → MLQKILINIALVNVLLVLSACAAVKPLQEPEVSFAGLSISSLALDQQQFQLKFDVSNPNNQTIVIKSMDYVVTVAGKRLAEGKHGKTIRLVANAQQAVAIDVTTYLNDTLPLFGHMLAQPDKPLDYVFGLKLRLSRPVPFTYNISQEGVLDLFK, encoded by the coding sequence ATGTTACAGAAAATATTGATCAATATCGCGCTAGTTAATGTTTTATTGGTCTTGTCAGCCTGCGCCGCAGTTAAACCACTACAAGAGCCTGAGGTATCGTTCGCCGGGTTGAGTATTTCTTCGCTTGCGCTTGATCAGCAACAATTTCAACTTAAATTTGATGTGAGCAATCCTAATAATCAGACAATCGTCATCAAGTCGATGGACTATGTAGTTACGGTTGCAGGCAAGCGTTTAGCAGAGGGCAAGCATGGTAAGACTATTCGCCTGGTGGCTAATGCCCAGCAAGCAGTAGCAATTGATGTTACCACTTATCTCAATGATACCTTGCCATTATTCGGCCACATGTTGGCTCAGCCAGATAAGCCATTAGATTACGTATTTGGTCTCAAGCTGCGTTTAAGTCGCCCTGTTCCATTCACCTATAATATTAGCCAAGAGGGTGTGCTGGATTTATTTAAATAG
- a CDS encoding 3-deoxy-7-phosphoheptulonate synthase: protein MSPTDRLNNLNVLSQDLLPTPAEVKSNIIITEQAIDTVLAGRETLCRILDRQDPRLFLVIGPCSIHDTDAAYDYAQQLKVLADKISDTIVIVMRVYFEKPRTTVGWKGLINDPDLNDSFRIEKGLHLARDFLLKINELGLPAGTEALDPITPQYLSDLVSWTAIGARTAESQTHREMSSGLSMPVGFKNGTDGSLHVAINALASVSKPHHFLGINQQGQCAVFRTRGNSYGHVVLRGGSHTNYDKESVRQCENALTDAGMPINIVVDCSHGNSNKDPANQPIVFDNCIDQIVAGNDNIIGMMMESNLEWGNQSLGKDVGQLKRGVSITDACIDWATTERELLNAHERLLPIIKRRKKKAA from the coding sequence GTGTCCCCCACTGACCGTTTAAACAATCTTAATGTATTGTCTCAAGATCTTTTGCCTACTCCGGCAGAGGTTAAGTCTAATATTATAATTACTGAGCAGGCTATTGATACCGTTCTGGCCGGGCGTGAAACCTTATGCCGCATTCTTGATCGCCAAGATCCACGTTTATTTTTAGTGATTGGCCCATGTTCGATACATGATACTGATGCAGCTTATGACTATGCCCAGCAACTTAAAGTGCTGGCTGATAAAATCAGCGATACTATCGTTATAGTCATGCGAGTCTATTTTGAAAAACCACGGACGACAGTGGGTTGGAAAGGTTTAATTAACGACCCTGACCTTAATGATTCATTTCGTATCGAGAAGGGGCTGCATCTAGCGCGCGATTTCTTGCTTAAAATAAATGAGCTCGGTTTGCCGGCAGGTACTGAGGCGTTAGATCCTATTACCCCACAATATTTATCAGACTTGGTATCGTGGACGGCGATTGGCGCACGTACTGCCGAATCACAAACGCATCGTGAAATGTCCAGCGGGCTATCAATGCCGGTGGGCTTTAAAAACGGTACTGACGGTAGTTTACATGTGGCAATCAATGCTTTAGCCTCAGTTTCAAAGCCGCATCATTTTCTTGGCATTAACCAACAGGGTCAGTGTGCTGTATTTCGTACACGCGGCAATAGTTATGGTCATGTTGTGTTACGTGGTGGTAGCCACACTAACTATGATAAAGAAAGTGTTAGACAGTGTGAAAACGCACTAACCGACGCTGGTATGCCGATCAATATTGTGGTCGATTGCAGTCATGGTAATTCTAATAAAGATCCAGCAAATCAACCTATCGTTTTTGATAATTGCATCGATCAAATCGTAGCAGGTAATGATAATATTATTGGTATGATGATGGAGAGTAATTTAGAATGGGGCAACCAATCCTTAGGAAAGGATGTTGGCCAACTTAAACGTGGCGTATCAATTACTGATGCCTGTATCGATTGGGCAACCACAGAGCGTGAGTTGCTCAATGCGCATGAGCGTTTATTACCTATTATAAAGCGCAGGAAAAAGAAAGCGGCATAA
- a CDS encoding outer membrane lipoprotein-sorting protein translates to MTRLFVLLLISLLTLHNAFAQTPEERGLEIAIEADRRDSGFGDQVTAMRMTLRNAAGKTSIREVRIKTLEVEGDGDKSISIFDQPRDVKGTAFLSYTHSKKADDQWLFLPALKRVKRIASRNKSGPFMGSEFSFEDIASFEVDKYTYKYLRDEEIDGRPLFVIEQFPTYEFSGYTRRIVWLDQEMYQPLKTEFYDRKNSLLKTLTQYDYQKYNKQYWRADRFEMINHQTKKSTTLEWHNYQFQTGLSDRDFDQNSLKRAR, encoded by the coding sequence ATGACACGCTTATTCGTACTACTGCTGATTAGTCTGCTAACACTTCATAATGCGTTTGCACAAACACCCGAAGAGCGTGGCCTTGAAATAGCCATTGAGGCGGATAGACGTGATTCCGGCTTTGGTGATCAGGTTACCGCTATGCGGATGACATTACGCAACGCCGCTGGTAAAACAAGCATTCGCGAAGTCCGCATTAAAACACTCGAAGTCGAGGGCGATGGTGACAAAAGCATTTCTATCTTTGACCAACCGCGCGATGTTAAAGGTACAGCGTTCTTAAGCTATACACACTCGAAAAAAGCGGATGATCAATGGCTCTTTCTCCCCGCGCTAAAACGTGTCAAGCGTATTGCCTCTCGCAACAAATCAGGTCCATTTATGGGCAGTGAGTTTTCCTTTGAAGATATCGCCTCATTCGAGGTGGATAAATATACTTATAAATATCTGCGTGATGAAGAAATTGATGGCCGCCCTCTTTTCGTCATTGAGCAATTTCCCACCTATGAATTTTCTGGCTACACTCGCCGCATTGTTTGGCTTGATCAGGAAATGTATCAACCATTAAAAACCGAATTTTATGATCGCAAGAACAGTCTGTTAAAAACCTTAACTCAGTATGACTATCAAAAATATAACAAGCAATATTGGCGTGCCGATCGCTTTGAAATGATTAATCATCAAACCAAGAAAAGTACCACTCTGGAGTGGCATAACTACCAATTTCAAACTGGCCTCAGTGACCGTGACTTTGATCAGAATAGTTTAAAGCGTGCGCGTTAA